From the Exiguobacterium aurantiacum genome, one window contains:
- a CDS encoding Veg family protein — translation MPKTLQEIRQKLESHVGERLTLKANGGRKKVVTRFGTLVETYPAVFVVKLDEDHHNVERVSYSYADVLTDTVKIEFSN, via the coding sequence ATGCCAAAGACGTTGCAAGAAATCAGACAGAAACTCGAATCGCATGTTGGAGAACGATTGACGTTGAAAGCAAACGGCGGTCGTAAGAAAGTCGTTACTCGGTTTGGAACGCTCGTTGAGACGTATCCTGCGGTGTTCGTCGTCAAGTTGGATGAAGATCATCATAACGTGGAACGTGTCTCATATAGCTACGCTGATGTCCTAACGGATACAGTTAAAATTGAATTCAGTAATTGA
- the rsmA gene encoding 16S rRNA (adenine(1518)-N(6)/adenine(1519)-N(6))-dimethyltransferase RsmA — protein sequence MKDIATIQRTKSILERHGFSFKKSLGQNFLIDLNILNKIVDAAELGEASGVLEIGPGIGSLTEQSAKRAQKVVALEIDQRLLPILEDTMSPYPHVHVIHGDALELDIRDIVEREFFSQGIEDISVVANLPYYVTTPIIMRLLESRIKFRSLVMMIQKEVAERIGAKPGTKAYGSLSIAIQYYAEANVSFIVPKSVFMPAPNVDSAVITLKMRPKPAVDVKNEAFFFEIARASFAQRRKTILNNLTNHLGKDKKMEIEQFLGEAGIDSKRRGETLSLEEFARLADTILPLKNS from the coding sequence TTGAAAGATATCGCCACAATTCAACGCACGAAATCAATTCTAGAACGTCACGGCTTCTCGTTTAAAAAGTCGCTCGGACAAAACTTTTTAATCGACTTAAATATTTTGAATAAAATTGTGGACGCCGCGGAGCTAGGTGAGGCGAGCGGAGTGCTCGAAATCGGTCCCGGCATCGGTTCGTTGACGGAACAGTCTGCCAAGCGGGCCCAAAAAGTCGTCGCCCTCGAAATTGACCAACGTCTGCTTCCGATTCTTGAAGACACGATGTCACCTTACCCACATGTGCACGTCATTCACGGTGATGCGCTTGAACTCGACATTCGAGACATCGTCGAGCGGGAGTTTTTTAGTCAAGGCATCGAAGATATCTCGGTCGTGGCCAATTTACCCTATTACGTGACGACCCCGATTATTATGCGCTTGCTTGAGAGCCGGATTAAGTTCCGCTCACTCGTGATGATGATTCAAAAAGAAGTAGCCGAGCGGATTGGAGCGAAGCCTGGGACGAAAGCATACGGCTCGCTCTCGATTGCGATTCAATACTACGCCGAGGCGAACGTGAGCTTTATCGTCCCGAAAAGTGTGTTCATGCCGGCCCCGAACGTCGATTCTGCGGTCATCACTTTGAAGATGCGTCCGAAACCGGCGGTCGACGTCAAAAATGAAGCATTTTTCTTCGAAATCGCCCGTGCCAGTTTCGCGCAACGTCGAAAAACCATTTTAAACAACTTGACGAATCATCTTGGGAAAGACAAAAAAATGGAAATCGAACAGTTTTTGGGTGAGGCCGGAATCGATTCAAAACGGCGAGGCGAAACGCTTTCGCTTGAAGAGTTTGCACGGTTAGCGGACACAATTTTACCACTTAAAAACAGTTGA